The following proteins come from a genomic window of Deinococcus depolymerans:
- a CDS encoding aspartate aminotransferase family protein, which yields MSNVFYRSRKPYPTAVSAGGVFIQDDQGRSYLDGSSGALVANVGHGRTEVAQAMAEQAARLAFVHGSQFSSDVLETYASRLTGFLNLPGYRFWAVSGGSEANESAIKLARQYHVERGEPGRFRVVTRVPSYHGASLGALAASGMGARREVYVPLMRPDAWPKLPKPDPSLSGEADAERLRALLEKVGPESVAAFMCEPVVGASDAALAPNAGYHARIAQICREYGVLFIADEVMAGMGRCGAPLSVRLHDPQVTPDLVVLGKGLAAGYAPLAGVMASAQVFDTVMNGSGAFKHGFTYAGHPVSVAAGLSVLDIVEREELVRAAQERGKQLLDGLRALQGRHPGVLEVRGHGLLLGVILGDPATGQPHATPGVAERVAAAARDAGLLTYPGSGALDGVRGDHLLLGPPLSITTGEVTLLLERLDTALERGL from the coding sequence ATGTCGAACGTGTTCTACCGCAGCCGCAAGCCGTACCCGACCGCCGTTTCCGCGGGCGGGGTGTTCATTCAGGACGATCAGGGTCGCTCGTACCTGGACGGGTCGTCCGGGGCGCTCGTGGCGAACGTGGGGCACGGGCGCACCGAGGTGGCGCAGGCCATGGCGGAGCAGGCGGCGCGGCTGGCGTTCGTGCACGGCTCGCAGTTCTCCAGTGACGTGCTCGAAACGTACGCCTCGCGGCTGACCGGGTTCCTGAACCTGCCCGGTTACCGCTTCTGGGCGGTGTCGGGCGGGTCCGAGGCGAACGAGAGTGCCATCAAGCTCGCGCGGCAGTACCACGTCGAGCGGGGCGAACCGGGGCGCTTCCGGGTGGTCACGCGCGTGCCCAGTTACCACGGCGCGAGCCTGGGGGCGCTGGCCGCGTCGGGCATGGGTGCGCGGCGCGAGGTGTACGTCCCACTGATGCGCCCGGACGCGTGGCCGAAACTGCCGAAACCCGACCCGTCCCTGAGCGGCGAGGCCGACGCCGAACGTCTGCGGGCCCTGCTGGAGAAGGTCGGACCGGAGTCGGTCGCGGCGTTCATGTGCGAGCCGGTGGTGGGCGCGTCGGACGCGGCGCTCGCCCCGAACGCCGGGTATCACGCCCGGATTGCCCAGATCTGCCGGGAGTACGGCGTGCTGTTCATCGCGGACGAGGTCATGGCGGGCATGGGCCGCTGCGGGGCGCCGCTCTCCGTGCGCCTGCACGACCCGCAGGTCACGCCGGACCTCGTGGTGCTCGGCAAGGGACTGGCCGCCGGGTACGCGCCCCTGGCCGGCGTGATGGCCTCCGCGCAGGTGTTCGACACGGTCATGAACGGCAGCGGCGCGTTCAAGCACGGCTTCACGTACGCCGGGCATCCGGTCAGCGTGGCGGCGGGCCTGAGCGTGCTGGACATCGTGGAGCGCGAGGAACTGGTGCGGGCTGCGCAGGAACGCGGCAAGCAGTTGCTTGACGGCCTTCGCGCCCTGCAGGGCCGCCACCCCGGCGTGCTGGAGGTGCGCGGGCACGGCCTGCTGCTGGGCGTGATCCTGGGTGACCCCGCCACCGGGCAGCCACATGCCACCCCCGGCGTGGCCGAGCGGGTCGCCGCTGCCGCCCGCGACGCCGGGCTGCTCACGTACCCCGGCAGCGGCGCGCTCGACGGCGTGCGCGGCGACCACCTGCTGCTGGGGCCGCCCCTGAGCATCACAACGGGCGAGGTCACGCTGCTGCTGGAGCGGCTGGACACGGCGCTGGAACGCGGGTTGTAA
- a CDS encoding dUTP diphosphatase (catalyzes the formation of dUMP from dUTP) — protein MSSPDVLTAPVEAARPARTRGFEVVAAAHRVHPDAPITLPRRGSRQAAGYDFFTPVAFTVPPGGRVVVATDVKAFMGPGEVLSIYPRSSVGMRAVMITNTVGIIDADFHGNPGNDGNIRIALHNLGDEAYSAQAGDRFAQGVFSAYLLADGDDGSAPTRTGGHGHTGR, from the coding sequence GTGAGCAGCCCGGACGTACTGACGGCCCCGGTCGAGGCGGCCCGGCCCGCCCGCACCCGTGGCTTCGAGGTGGTCGCGGCCGCGCACCGCGTTCACCCGGACGCGCCCATCACGCTGCCCCGGCGCGGGTCGCGGCAGGCGGCCGGGTACGACTTCTTCACGCCGGTGGCGTTCACGGTGCCGCCCGGCGGGCGCGTGGTGGTCGCCACGGACGTGAAGGCGTTCATGGGGCCGGGCGAGGTGCTGTCCATCTACCCGCGCTCGTCGGTGGGGATGCGGGCGGTCATGATCACGAACACGGTCGGCATCATCGACGCGGACTTCCACGGCAATCCCGGCAACGACGGGAACATCCGTATCGCCCTGCACAACCTGGGCGACGAGGCGTACTCGGCGCAGGCCGGGGACCGCTTCGCGCAGGGCGTCTTCAGCGCATACCTGCTGGCCGACGGTGACGACGGCAGCGCCCCCACCCGCACGGGCGGGCACGGCCACACCGGCCGCTGA
- a CDS encoding L-glutamate gamma-semialdehyde dehydrogenase produces the protein MTTTHLEGLLPFEHEPYHAFQDEAVAARQRDAFRAVREAYVGRTFPLIVAGQEVQGDGTFAVRNPADTRETLWHFQNATPAQLQQAVAAAQAAFLEWRRTDPLQRASIFKRAADLLRARRMEFNAVMTLENGKNWAEADGEVAESVDHFEVFARETLRWAQGKAVYPMPDEHVTTVYEPLGVVACISPWNFPSAIPLGMALGALAAGNTVLWKPAGETPLSSYLMVELLFEAGLPRNAVQFLTGTDDVLGDPLVDHPGVRMIAFTGSKEIGCRIYERAARVQPGQRWLKRVIAEMGGKDPTVVCADADIKAAATGIVQAAFGYSGQKCSACSRVIAEDSVYDDLLARVTEKTRALTVGLPEENAAIGPVIHQGSADRIAQFVEAGRTTARLVLGGDTPDTGDRVGGYVSPTLFADVDPADPLFQQEIFGPVLTFTRARDWEHAIELANDSEYGLTAAFYSRDPHKIAVARRDMHVGNLYINRKCTGALSGTHAFGGYGMSGTNAKVGGPDYLFWFLQTKTVAQRY, from the coding sequence ATGACCACCACCCATCTGGAAGGCCTGCTGCCTTTCGAGCACGAACCGTACCACGCCTTTCAGGACGAGGCGGTCGCCGCCCGCCAGCGCGACGCCTTCCGGGCCGTGCGTGAGGCGTACGTGGGCCGCACCTTCCCGCTGATCGTCGCTGGACAGGAAGTCCAGGGGGACGGCACCTTCGCCGTACGCAACCCCGCCGACACCCGCGAGACGCTGTGGCACTTCCAGAACGCCACGCCCGCGCAGCTGCAGCAGGCCGTGGCGGCGGCGCAGGCCGCCTTCCTGGAGTGGCGCCGCACCGACCCGCTGCAACGCGCCAGCATCTTCAAGCGGGCCGCCGATCTGCTGCGCGCCCGCCGCATGGAATTCAACGCGGTCATGACGCTGGAGAACGGCAAGAACTGGGCCGAGGCGGACGGCGAGGTGGCCGAGTCGGTGGATCACTTCGAGGTCTTCGCGCGTGAAACGCTGCGCTGGGCGCAGGGCAAGGCCGTGTACCCCATGCCGGACGAGCACGTGACCACCGTGTACGAGCCGCTGGGCGTGGTGGCCTGCATCAGCCCGTGGAACTTCCCGAGCGCGATTCCGCTGGGCATGGCGCTGGGCGCGCTGGCCGCCGGGAATACGGTGCTGTGGAAACCTGCCGGGGAGACGCCGCTCTCGTCGTACCTGATGGTCGAACTGCTGTTCGAGGCGGGCCTGCCCCGGAACGCCGTGCAGTTCCTGACCGGCACGGACGACGTGCTGGGCGACCCGCTGGTGGACCATCCGGGCGTGCGGATGATCGCCTTCACCGGCAGCAAGGAGATCGGCTGCCGCATCTACGAGCGGGCCGCGCGGGTGCAGCCGGGCCAGCGGTGGCTCAAGCGCGTGATCGCCGAGATGGGCGGCAAGGACCCCACGGTCGTGTGTGCGGACGCGGACATCAAGGCCGCCGCGACCGGCATCGTGCAGGCCGCGTTCGGGTACAGCGGCCAGAAGTGCAGCGCCTGCTCCCGCGTGATCGCGGAAGACAGCGTGTACGACGACCTGCTGGCCCGCGTGACCGAGAAGACCCGCGCCCTGACGGTCGGCCTGCCCGAGGAGAACGCCGCCATCGGCCCGGTCATCCATCAGGGCAGCGCCGACCGCATCGCGCAGTTTGTCGAGGCGGGCCGCACGACCGCGCGGCTGGTGCTGGGCGGAGACACGCCCGACACCGGGGACCGCGTGGGCGGCTACGTCTCCCCCACCCTGTTCGCGGACGTGGACCCGGCCGATCCGCTGTTCCAGCAGGAGATTTTCGGGCCGGTCCTGACCTTCACCCGCGCCCGCGACTGGGAACACGCCATCGAACTGGCGAACGACTCCGAGTACGGCCTGACCGCCGCGTTCTACTCGCGCGACCCGCACAAGATCGCGGTGGCCCGCCGGGACATGCACGTGGGGAACCTGTACATCAACCGCAAGTGCACGGGCGCCCTGAGCGGCACGCACGCCTTCGGCGGGTACGGCATGAGCGGCACGAACGCCAAGGTCGGCGGCCCCGACTACCTGTTCTGGTTCCTGCAGACCAAGACCGTCGCCCAGCGGTACTGA
- a CDS encoding ROK family protein, whose amino-acid sequence MTHDRIMSALTTPSASPLLALDIGGTSMRAALVEAGGRVLERLETRTPRPATPDAVLAAMTELAAPLAGQAGAVGVACAGAVAAGRVTATAAHTFPGWTDVPLAARLGLGLGLPCAALNDARAAAWGEARAGAGRGVNEFMFVTVSTGVGAGLVLGGRLHLAGNGLDAELGFVSVPAAWGPGAQVPGLGRLGPLEFESSGTALGAQAAALGFGDARALCDAADAGDGRALEVTGRAAALLAWKCADVAALLGVTRVAFGGSVGLRAGFLGQVRAALEAFPERYRPELVHAALGADAGLIGAALWAGASGGAAQG is encoded by the coding sequence GTGACCCACGACCGCATCATGTCTGCCCTGACCACGCCGTCTGCCTCTCCGCTGCTGGCGCTGGATATCGGCGGCACCAGCATGCGGGCGGCGCTGGTCGAGGCGGGCGGGCGTGTGCTGGAACGGCTGGAAACCCGCACGCCCCGCCCGGCCACGCCGGACGCGGTGCTGGCGGCCATGACGGAACTGGCCGCGCCGCTGGCCGGGCAGGCGGGCGCGGTGGGTGTGGCCTGTGCGGGCGCGGTGGCTGCCGGGCGGGTCACGGCGACGGCGGCGCACACCTTTCCCGGCTGGACGGACGTGCCGCTGGCCGCGCGGCTGGGCCTGGGGCTGGGGTTGCCGTGCGCGGCGCTGAACGACGCGCGGGCCGCCGCGTGGGGTGAGGCGCGGGCCGGGGCGGGGCGCGGCGTGAACGAGTTCATGTTCGTGACGGTCAGTACCGGGGTGGGCGCGGGACTGGTGCTGGGTGGGCGGCTGCACCTGGCCGGGAACGGCCTGGACGCCGAGCTGGGGTTCGTGAGTGTGCCGGCGGCGTGGGGGCCGGGCGCCCAGGTGCCGGGGCTGGGGCGGCTGGGGCCGCTGGAGTTCGAGTCGAGTGGCACGGCGCTGGGCGCGCAGGCGGCGGCGCTGGGCTTCGGGGACGCGCGGGCGCTGTGCGACGCGGCGGACGCCGGGGATGGGCGGGCGCTGGAGGTGACGGGCCGCGCGGCGGCGCTGCTGGCCTGGAAGTGCGCGGACGTGGCGGCGCTGCTGGGCGTCACGCGGGTGGCGTTCGGCGGGAGCGTGGGCCTGCGCGCCGGGTTCCTGGGGCAGGTGCGCGCGGCGCTGGAGGCCTTCCCGGAGCGGTACCGACCCGAGCTGGTGCACGCGGCGCTGGGCGCGGACGCGGGACTGATCGGCGCGGCGTTGTGGGCAGGCGCGTCAGGTGGGGCCGCCCAGGGGTGA
- a CDS encoding DinB family protein — translation MTDPNRTERTQMAFARLLPKLFRGGQAFVGVEASLSSLDADMATTRPAGLPHSVAELVAHVNWWNRWMLDIIEMGEAQPYPKHAAETWPVVASEDWPRVKNEFYELLARIDPHAARPDLANPVNHEETIGELLADMALHTAHHFGQVVTVRQALGAWPPAGGGDTW, via the coding sequence ATGACTGATCCGAACCGTACCGAACGAACCCAGATGGCCTTCGCGCGCCTGCTGCCCAAACTGTTCCGGGGTGGGCAGGCCTTCGTGGGCGTCGAGGCGTCCCTGAGCAGCCTGGACGCCGACATGGCCACCACCCGCCCGGCGGGCCTGCCGCACTCGGTGGCGGAACTCGTGGCGCACGTGAACTGGTGGAACCGCTGGATGCTGGACATCATCGAGATGGGCGAGGCGCAACCCTACCCGAAACACGCCGCCGAAACGTGGCCGGTGGTGGCCAGTGAGGACTGGCCGCGCGTGAAGAACGAGTTCTACGAGCTGCTGGCCCGCATCGACCCGCACGCCGCCCGGCCGGACCTCGCGAACCCCGTGAACCACGAGGAGACCATCGGGGAACTGCTGGCCGACATGGCGCTGCACACCGCGCATCACTTCGGGCAGGTCGTGACGGTCCGGCAGGCGCTGGGGGCGTGGCCGCCCGCCGGTGGGGGCGACACGTGGTGA